A single window of Candidatus Babeliaceae bacterium DNA harbors:
- a CDS encoding triose-phosphate isomerase family protein codes for MTKKIIIANWKANKPFDSALAWVSDHYNDLAALAQTHTLVLCPDFVTIAGLKKIAPNTVHIGAQDCSEHEIGPWTGQVPALSLAQAGCTLCIIGHTETQKLYPQSTELLIKKTYILWHNNIIPIICVSTHQQAQQLCQQLAQKKLEKQELIIAFEPKEAIGAQSLAPEKIKEVIYLIQEQAQLLLPQISCRILYGGGVHEKNISELAAIDTIDGFLVGSASLDFQKLKKIVLSLKK; via the coding sequence ATGACAAAAAAAATTATTATCGCAAACTGGAAAGCAAATAAGCCATTTGATAGCGCATTAGCGTGGGTTAGCGATCATTATAACGATCTTGCAGCATTGGCACAAACTCATACTTTAGTACTGTGCCCTGATTTTGTAACAATAGCTGGTCTCAAAAAAATAGCGCCCAACACCGTACATATTGGCGCGCAAGATTGCTCAGAACATGAAATCGGTCCCTGGACAGGGCAAGTGCCAGCCCTTTCTTTGGCGCAGGCTGGATGCACCTTGTGCATTATTGGTCATACCGAAACACAAAAATTATATCCGCAATCAACAGAATTACTGATAAAAAAAACATATATACTTTGGCATAATAATATAATTCCCATTATATGCGTCAGCACACATCAGCAAGCGCAACAATTATGTCAGCAATTGGCGCAAAAAAAACTAGAAAAGCAAGAACTTATTATAGCTTTTGAGCCAAAAGAAGCTATAGGAGCGCAAAGTCTAGCGCCAGAAAAAATCAAAGAAGTAATATATCTTATACAAGAACAAGCGCAATTATTGCTTCCCCAAATATCCTGTCGAATACTGTATGGCGGCGGCGTACATGAAAAAAACATAAGCGAACTAGCTGCTATTGATACAATTGATGGTTTTTTAGTGGGAAGCGCAAGTCTCGATTTTCAAAAGTTAAAAAAAATAGTATTATCATTAAAGAAGTAA
- the secG gene encoding preprotein translocase subunit SecG, with amino-acid sequence MFYGFLISLFVILCIILILTILIQKSKGSIGIGNLGGSSQMIFGGSGGQDFFQKTTWVLGILFMAGSLVLALMKSSSIRTSRYLSKAAPVQVAPAQQPVAEPQAPVAEPVAPAQEQPATPAAAQ; translated from the coding sequence ATGTTCTACGGCTTTCTCATATCACTTTTTGTCATTCTCTGCATCATTCTTATACTCACTATACTGATTCAAAAGAGCAAAGGCAGTATCGGGATAGGCAATCTCGGCGGCAGCTCCCAGATGATTTTTGGTGGATCCGGCGGCCAAGATTTTTTTCAAAAAACAACATGGGTTCTCGGCATTCTTTTCATGGCTGGGTCTCTCGTGCTCGCGCTCATGAAATCTTCATCAATACGTACATCGCGCTATTTAAGCAAAGCAGCACCAGTTCAAGTTGCCCCAGCACAACAACCCGTAGCTGAACCGCAAGCGCCTGTTGCTGAACCGGTTGCTCCGGCTCAAGAACAACCAGCAACCCCGGCTGCTGCACAATAA